One genomic segment of Theobroma cacao cultivar B97-61/B2 chromosome 6, Criollo_cocoa_genome_V2, whole genome shotgun sequence includes these proteins:
- the LOC18595997 gene encoding CASP-like protein 3A2: MMMNGYKRPPSPPLSTLPMQLTEAKVVAENGQSEPRVGLFNAGLGSKTGVWTRGDVVLVILRLLCMGASLTAMLFMVTARQVSTASFYGFQLQLHSKWSFSYSFEYLVGVTAAAAGYSLLQSLIGGSRLLRKSPLIPSRNQAWLTFAGDQILAYAMMSAGSAASGVTNLNRTGIRHTALPNFCKALDSFCDHVAVSIAFTFFSCVLYAASAVQDVIWLSKH; this comes from the exons atgatgatgaatggCTACAAGAGACCGCCGTCCCCACCATTATCTACACTGCCGATGCAGCTGACGGAGGCGAAGGTGGTGGCGGAGAACGGACAGAGTGAACCCCGCGTGGGGTTGTTCAACGCCGGGTTAGGGTCCAAGACAGGTGTCTGGACGAGAGGGGACGTGGTGCTGGTGATTCTCAGGCTGTTGTGCATGGGTGCTTCCTTGACGGCCATGTTGTTCATGGTCACAGCCCGTCAAGTTAGCACTGCTTCCTTCTACGGGTTCCAGCTCCAGCTCCACTCAAAATGGTCTTTCTCTTACTCCTTCGA ATATCTTGTTGGAGTTACAGCAGCTGCTGCGGGTTACTCCTTGCTGCAATCACTCATTGGCGGGTCAAGGCTGCTGAGAAAGTCTCCATTGATTCCTTCAAGAAATCAAGCTTGGCTTACTTTTGCTGGGGATCAG ATTTTGGCTTATGCAATGATGAGTGCTGGATCAGCAGCATCAGGGGTAACCAACCTGAATCGAACAGGGATCCGACATACGGCTCTACCTAATTTTTGTAAGGCTTTGGATAGCTTCTGCGATCATGTTGCGGTCTCAATAGCCTTCACTTTCTTCAGCTGTGTCCTGTACGCTGCCTCTGCTGTTCAGGATGTAATTTGGCTCTCCAAGCACTGA